Proteins from a single region of Paenibacillus sp.:
- a CDS encoding ABC transporter ATP-binding protein codes for MSGEQALIEARDVWKMYGHGENSLEALKGVSLEIARGEIISIMGPSGCGKTTLLNCLSGLDDISKGEVRVEGADYAALRPHQRDAFRASRMGFVFQAYNLIPVLTAAENVEMPLLCTGVKPKEARERAVEALTRVGLKERANHRPGELSGGQQQRVAIARAIVNKPSIVWADEPTGALDSKTNVLVMDLIEHLNRVEGITFVIVTHNPDVAVYADRTLFMDSGKVIEERAKQRNDRRDGAWGWT; via the coding sequence GTGAGCGGCGAACAAGCCTTAATCGAGGCGCGGGATGTGTGGAAAATGTACGGCCACGGCGAAAACAGCCTGGAAGCGTTGAAGGGCGTGTCGCTCGAAATCGCCAGAGGCGAAATTATTTCGATCATGGGGCCGTCCGGATGCGGGAAAACGACGCTGCTCAACTGCTTGTCGGGACTCGACGACATCAGCAAGGGCGAAGTGCGCGTCGAGGGCGCCGATTACGCCGCGCTGCGGCCTCATCAGCGCGACGCGTTCCGAGCGAGCCGGATGGGCTTCGTGTTTCAAGCGTACAACTTGATTCCGGTGCTGACGGCGGCCGAGAACGTCGAAATGCCGCTGCTATGCACCGGCGTCAAGCCGAAGGAGGCGCGGGAGCGCGCGGTCGAGGCGCTCACCCGCGTCGGGCTCAAGGAGCGGGCGAACCATCGCCCCGGGGAGCTGTCCGGCGGCCAGCAGCAGCGGGTCGCGATCGCCCGGGCCATCGTCAACAAGCCTTCCATCGTATGGGCGGACGAACCGACCGGCGCGCTCGACAGCAAGACGAACGTACTGGTGATGGATTTGATCGAGCACCTGAACCGCGTGGAGGGAATCACGTTCGTCATCGTGACGCATAACCCCGACGTGGCGGTTTACGCCGACCGCACGCTCTTCATGGACAGCGGCAAGGTGATCGAAGAGCGGGCGAAGCAGCGGAACGACCGTCGCGACGGGGCGTGGGGGTGGACATGA
- a CDS encoding sensor histidine kinase, translating to MKAQAKLGWLLFGYGMAVFGATAGAAVLAAPGIVPARSGGVKLAAACLIAAFVVGGLSFALAATASRRLASLAEQAEAVRLHPALHAVELPGADDELASLARAINALKSELTRGEETRNQLVADVAHELRTPLAIIRGHLETMLKGAEELKPENLVPLLDETRRMSRLIQDMRDLNLAEAGRLQLDRAWVGIAPTLQEIVSIMEMEAEEKAATIRVEGEWDGEVYCDRTRIKQVLVNLIGNAIRYAPEGGAVTVRYAEEDGTLRIDVADNGPGIPPEHVPYIFKRFYRVEASRSRASGGTGLGLAIAKEFIEAHGGTIQVASRVGEGTEFTVRLPVFPLQP from the coding sequence GTGAAGGCGCAGGCGAAGCTCGGCTGGCTTCTGTTCGGGTACGGCATGGCCGTCTTCGGAGCGACCGCCGGCGCGGCGGTGCTGGCGGCGCCGGGCATCGTGCCGGCGCGGTCGGGCGGCGTCAAGCTGGCGGCCGCCTGCCTGATCGCGGCGTTCGTCGTCGGCGGTCTGTCGTTCGCGCTGGCGGCGACCGCCTCGCGGCGCCTCGCCTCGCTCGCCGAACAGGCAGAGGCGGTGCGGCTTCACCCGGCGCTGCACGCCGTCGAGCTGCCCGGAGCGGACGACGAGCTCGCCTCGCTCGCCCGCGCGATTAATGCGCTCAAATCCGAGCTGACGAGAGGCGAGGAGACGCGCAACCAGCTCGTCGCCGACGTGGCGCATGAGCTGCGGACGCCGCTCGCGATCATCCGCGGTCATCTGGAGACGATGCTGAAAGGCGCGGAGGAGCTGAAGCCGGAAAATCTCGTGCCGCTGCTGGACGAGACGCGGCGCATGTCGCGCCTCATCCAAGACATGCGGGACTTGAATTTGGCCGAGGCGGGCCGGCTGCAGCTCGACCGCGCCTGGGTCGGCATCGCGCCGACGCTGCAGGAGATCGTCTCCATCATGGAGATGGAGGCGGAGGAGAAGGCGGCGACCATCCGGGTGGAAGGCGAGTGGGACGGCGAAGTGTATTGCGATCGGACCCGCATCAAACAAGTGCTGGTCAATTTGATCGGCAACGCGATTCGCTACGCGCCCGAGGGCGGCGCCGTCACGGTGCGTTACGCGGAAGAGGACGGGACGCTGCGGATCGACGTCGCGGATAACGGGCCGGGCATTCCTCCGGAGCATGTGCCTTATATTTTCAAACGATTTTACCGGGTAGAGGCGTCCCGCAGCCGCGCGTCGGGCGGCACCGGACTCGGCCTTGCCATCGCCAAGGAATTTATCGAAGCCCACGGGGGAACGATTCAGGTCGCGAGCCGGGTGGGGGAAGGAACCGAATTTACCGTCAGGCTCCCGGTGTTTCCGCTGCAGCCGTAG
- a CDS encoding response regulator transcription factor yields the protein MEQASIVNILVVDDEEKMTSFIASYLINEGYAVRQAHSGAEALRLLEAGGAFDLVLLDWMMPGMNGLDVCRKLRTFSDIPVIFLTAKSEEIDKLLGLEIGADDFITKPFSMRELEARIRVVLRRTNKRKPEPEPDPLWRRGRLAIDLPGHTVYLEGQPVALTPTEFKILVTLAKHQGRVFSRLDLLEIALGEEYTGYERTIDTHIRNLRKKLEIDFSNPEMILTVHGVGYKMGDFA from the coding sequence ATGGAACAAGCGTCTATCGTAAACATATTGGTCGTGGACGACGAGGAGAAAATGACGTCGTTCATCGCTTCGTATTTGATCAACGAAGGCTATGCGGTTCGGCAGGCTCACAGCGGGGCGGAGGCGCTGCGGCTGCTGGAGGCGGGCGGCGCGTTCGATCTGGTGCTGCTCGACTGGATGATGCCGGGAATGAACGGGCTGGACGTCTGCCGCAAGCTGCGGACGTTCTCGGACATTCCCGTCATCTTCCTGACCGCTAAGTCCGAAGAGATCGACAAGCTGCTCGGACTCGAAATCGGGGCGGACGATTTCATCACGAAGCCGTTCTCGATGCGCGAGCTGGAGGCGAGAATTCGGGTCGTGCTGCGCCGGACGAATAAGCGGAAGCCGGAACCGGAGCCCGATCCGCTATGGCGGCGGGGAAGGCTTGCGATCGACCTGCCGGGACATACGGTGTACCTGGAAGGTCAGCCGGTCGCCCTGACGCCCACGGAATTCAAAATATTGGTCACGCTCGCGAAGCATCAAGGCCGCGTGTTCAGCCGCCTCGACCTGCTCGAAATCGCGCTGGGCGAAGAATATACCGGCTACGAGCGGACGATCGATACGCATATTCGCAACCTGCGCAAGAAGCTGGAAATCGACTTCTCCAACCCGGAGATGATCCTCACGGTGCACGGCGTCGGGTATAAAATGGGAGATTTCGCGTGA
- a CDS encoding superoxide dismutase family protein: MQKRFTVTHVASAFLCGSLFFSGLAMAQEQPIAATIENLKFFVQGADRSSAEGTFDNQGTKVPEAFIYQGTTYVPVRMVSELVNEPVHWDGANKAIYIGKVEVPIVDAAGAAIGKALLSAAEGGVRVEIEASGLTPGPHGFHLHEKAFENNDFKTAGGHYNPEGKKHGQHNPEGHHVGDFDNLIVGADGKGSASFVAEGLSLDKGAPNSIWGKSFIIHAAEDDHMTDPAGNAGDRIAGGNIE, encoded by the coding sequence ATGCAAAAACGATTCACCGTTACCCACGTCGCTTCCGCGTTCCTGTGCGGGTCGCTGTTTTTCTCGGGGCTCGCGATGGCGCAGGAGCAGCCGATCGCCGCGACGATCGAAAACTTGAAATTTTTCGTTCAGGGAGCAGACCGGTCCTCGGCCGAAGGCACGTTCGACAACCAAGGAACGAAGGTGCCCGAAGCGTTCATTTACCAAGGCACGACGTACGTGCCCGTGCGTATGGTCAGCGAGCTGGTGAACGAGCCGGTCCATTGGGACGGCGCGAACAAGGCGATCTATATCGGCAAGGTCGAGGTGCCGATCGTGGACGCTGCGGGAGCGGCGATCGGGAAGGCGCTGTTGTCCGCGGCGGAAGGCGGCGTGCGCGTCGAAATCGAAGCGTCCGGGTTGACGCCGGGGCCGCACGGTTTCCATCTGCATGAGAAGGCGTTCGAGAACAACGACTTCAAAACGGCGGGCGGCCACTACAATCCCGAGGGCAAAAAGCACGGGCAGCACAATCCGGAAGGGCATCATGTCGGCGATTTCGACAACTTGATCGTCGGCGCGGACGGCAAAGGCAGCGCGTCGTTCGTCGCCGAAGGGCTGTCCTTGGATAAAGGCGCTCCGAACTCTATTTGGGGCAAATCGTTCATCATCCATGCCGCCGAAGACGACCATATGACCGATCCGGCGGGCAACGCCGGCGACCGCATCGCGGGCGGCAATATCGAGTAA
- a CDS encoding MerR family transcriptional regulator, with amino-acid sequence MISIGQAAEAAGLRPSALRYYEQEGLLPPASRQGGKRMYDPSIVGRLEVVKLAQRCGFRLPEIKRLLDGFDANTRPSERWKQLATDKERELTEHIRQLTAMRNLLRESMTCDCLSWEECYAILRPAADA; translated from the coding sequence ATGATTTCGATCGGACAGGCGGCGGAAGCGGCCGGCCTTCGGCCGTCGGCGCTTCGCTATTACGAACAAGAAGGGCTGCTGCCTCCCGCTTCGCGGCAAGGCGGCAAGCGCATGTACGACCCGTCGATCGTCGGGCGCCTCGAAGTCGTGAAGCTTGCCCAGCGGTGCGGATTCCGATTGCCGGAAATCAAGCGGCTGCTCGACGGCTTCGACGCCAACACCCGGCCGTCCGAACGGTGGAAGCAATTGGCGACGGACAAAGAGCGCGAGCTGACGGAGCACATCCGCCAATTGACGGCGATGCGGAACCTGCTGCGCGAGAGCATGACTTGCGACTGTTTATCGTGGGAAGAGTGCTACGCGATTCTTCGTCCCGCGGCGGACGCGTAA
- a CDS encoding YnfA family protein, protein MLMAIALFVLAGAAEIGGGYLVWLWLREAKPLGYGIAGGLILVAYGVIPTLQSFPAFGRVYAAYGGVFVVLAVLWGWLVDKKPPDLYDWIGAAICLVGVSVMLWAPRP, encoded by the coding sequence ATGTTGATGGCGATCGCGTTGTTTGTGTTGGCGGGTGCGGCCGAAATCGGCGGGGGATATTTGGTGTGGCTGTGGCTGCGGGAGGCGAAGCCGCTCGGGTACGGCATCGCCGGCGGTTTGATTTTGGTCGCGTACGGCGTCATTCCGACGTTGCAAAGCTTCCCGGCGTTCGGACGTGTCTACGCGGCGTATGGCGGCGTCTTCGTCGTGCTGGCGGTGCTGTGGGGCTGGCTCGTCGACAAGAAACCGCCGGACTTGTACGACTGGATCGGCGCGGCGATTTGCCTCGTCGGCGTGTCGGTCATGCTGTGGGCGCCTCGCCCGTAG
- a CDS encoding LysR family transcriptional regulator: protein MNLHFIEAFLAAVRLKSMAKASAELRVSHTALSKQIQSLEAHYGVRLLHRSPGGVEPTEAGRLVYERLVPVYAELKAIEAAAAAAAGRGDYTIGALPSLAAHYLPGAVLAMEGEGIRVRVEVRETSDELERMLARGETHAALLERQPHHASQWSALLFEEPYVVVAYAGHPFEGRASVTMRDIAAEPLVVHPPSCTTRRLISTLIEAEGLEPRIKSEVQFGDFILGYVAAGAGITFAPRMAAGRLTSQGLVCVPIAAREAKRAISLVSASERIGRALRPHFPAPSACATGEAPTA, encoded by the coding sequence GTGAACTTGCACTTTATCGAGGCGTTCTTGGCCGCCGTAAGGCTGAAAAGCATGGCGAAGGCAAGCGCCGAGCTGCGCGTGTCGCATACGGCGCTCAGCAAGCAAATCCAGTCGCTGGAGGCGCATTACGGCGTCAGGCTGCTGCACCGGTCGCCCGGCGGCGTGGAGCCGACCGAAGCCGGCCGTCTCGTCTACGAGCGCCTCGTACCCGTATACGCCGAGCTGAAGGCGATCGAAGCGGCCGCGGCCGCAGCCGCGGGCCGGGGCGATTACACGATCGGGGCGCTGCCGAGCCTCGCGGCGCATTATTTGCCTGGCGCCGTCCTGGCTATGGAGGGCGAGGGCATTCGCGTTCGCGTGGAGGTGCGCGAGACGTCCGACGAGCTGGAGCGGATGCTCGCCCGCGGAGAAACGCATGCCGCGCTGCTGGAGCGGCAGCCGCACCACGCGTCGCAATGGAGCGCTCTGTTGTTCGAGGAGCCGTACGTCGTCGTCGCGTACGCCGGGCACCCGTTCGAAGGACGCGCGTCCGTCACGATGCGCGACATCGCCGCCGAGCCGCTCGTCGTCCATCCGCCGAGCTGCACGACGCGGCGGCTGATCTCGACGTTGATCGAGGCGGAAGGGCTCGAGCCGCGCATCAAATCGGAGGTGCAGTTCGGCGATTTCATCCTCGGCTACGTCGCGGCGGGCGCCGGCATTACGTTCGCTCCCCGCATGGCGGCCGGCCGGCTGACGAGCCAGGGGCTCGTCTGCGTTCCGATCGCGGCTCGGGAGGCGAAACGCGCGATTTCGCTGGTCAGCGCGTCCGAACGGATCGGCCGGGCGCTGCGCCCGCATTTTCCGGCGCCGTCCGCCTGCGCTACGGGCGAGGCGCCCACAGCATGA
- a CDS encoding NADPH-dependent F420 reductase, with protein MKVSVIGTGRMGSRLARALSQSSGKEVLWGSREPERARRLAEEMELSGVRAVDPREALEADVVVHALWFRDVLPWAEAHRDALAGKIVVDIVNPFNDDFDDYTLPWGASAAEELQRALPQSRVVGAFKNTFWTVFDKPVHEGLTSDVYVTSDDEAARRTVLELLRGLPFRALDAGALRNNRTIERMTLFEREMAIRHGHPGYVSFRLFGVPG; from the coding sequence ATGAAAGTGAGCGTAATCGGTACGGGAAGAATGGGTTCGCGCCTCGCGAGGGCGCTCTCGCAAAGCAGCGGGAAAGAGGTGCTGTGGGGCTCGAGAGAACCCGAACGCGCCCGGAGGCTGGCGGAGGAGATGGAGCTGAGCGGCGTGCGGGCAGTCGACCCGCGCGAAGCGCTCGAGGCCGACGTCGTCGTGCACGCGCTCTGGTTCCGGGACGTCCTGCCGTGGGCGGAGGCGCATCGGGACGCGCTGGCAGGCAAAATCGTCGTCGACATCGTCAACCCGTTCAACGACGACTTCGACGATTATACGCTGCCCTGGGGCGCGTCGGCGGCGGAGGAGCTGCAGCGCGCACTGCCGCAGTCGCGCGTCGTCGGCGCCTTCAAGAACACGTTCTGGACCGTGTTCGACAAGCCGGTGCACGAGGGGCTGACGAGCGACGTGTACGTCACGTCCGACGACGAGGCGGCGAGGCGGACGGTGCTGGAGCTGCTGCGGGGTCTGCCGTTCCGGGCGCTGGACGCCGGCGCGCTGCGCAACAACCGCACGATCGAGCGGATGACGCTGTTCGAGCGCGAGATGGCGATTCGGCACGGCCATCCGGGCTACGTTTCGTTCCGGCTGTTCGGCGTGCCCGGTTGA
- a CDS encoding sensor histidine kinase: MTQRRSAVLGRGLAAVVFALTAFVYFADLPLYYDKLTIVAAEADHPRLTPESAAQLRTLGLSPFAFAGYFTALSMLFYAVYAGVAAALLLRRPNEWMAVLLAVWMLTFGAWFPNGFESLAAASPAWRPLTAFIGFVSTATLYYALQWFPNGRFQPRWTIWLPIAGIAADTLARFAPWPEQPRTWALEALLFAGWAIPFAAAQVVRYRRHLCAVEKQQTKWALLSIGASLALLAALPFAGAAWTGIWMELFGNTVLYAALMGIPAAVLVAMMRYRLWDIDPIIHRTLLYASLSVALLLLYIVTVSYFASLFRTEQNLAISLLATGVVTVAFQPLRLRLQRILNRFMYGDADDPYSVLTRLSGRLDQALAPGASLAVVVTTVREALKLPYAAVALDVAGRPVVLASSGEKGPDIASVPLPMHGEPEEVAGRLELGRRAAGEPFRPAERIVLEQIARQAGALAQAMLLNERLHASRTKLVKARETERRRLRRELHDAIGPALAAQLLKIGAARHYLGIDERAADRLLAQIETDMERAVDEIRRIVYDLRPPTLDEYGLLAAVQELVRPYTLPPLQLAVRLSLPDRLPPLDAAVEVAVYRILQEALHNVGKHARATKLRIRLELKEQLELEIEDDGVGVDAGGRRGSGLGLASMRERAEELGGTFDVETGAPGTRIRVQLPRPTAAQERSGMPHDD, from the coding sequence ATGACGCAGCGCCGCAGCGCCGTCCTCGGCAGAGGACTGGCAGCCGTCGTTTTCGCGCTGACCGCCTTCGTCTATTTCGCGGATCTTCCCTTGTACTACGACAAATTAACGATCGTCGCGGCGGAAGCCGACCATCCGCGTCTAACCCCGGAGTCCGCCGCGCAGCTTCGAACGCTGGGGCTTTCCCCTTTCGCCTTCGCCGGCTATTTCACCGCGTTGTCGATGCTGTTTTACGCGGTGTACGCCGGGGTGGCGGCCGCGCTGCTGCTCCGAAGGCCGAACGAATGGATGGCGGTGCTGCTGGCCGTCTGGATGTTGACGTTCGGCGCCTGGTTTCCGAACGGATTCGAGAGCCTGGCCGCCGCCTCCCCCGCATGGCGCCCGTTGACCGCCTTCATCGGGTTCGTCTCCACCGCGACGCTGTATTACGCGCTGCAATGGTTTCCGAACGGACGCTTCCAGCCGCGGTGGACGATATGGCTTCCGATCGCGGGCATCGCCGCGGATACGCTCGCCCGGTTCGCTCCGTGGCCGGAGCAGCCCCGGACTTGGGCGCTGGAGGCGCTGCTGTTCGCCGGCTGGGCGATTCCGTTCGCCGCCGCGCAGGTCGTCAGGTACCGACGGCATCTGTGCGCGGTCGAGAAGCAGCAGACGAAATGGGCGCTGCTGTCGATCGGCGCCAGCTTGGCGCTGCTCGCGGCGCTGCCGTTCGCCGGCGCCGCGTGGACGGGAATATGGATGGAGCTGTTCGGCAATACGGTCCTGTACGCCGCATTGATGGGCATTCCGGCGGCGGTGCTCGTCGCCATGATGCGCTACCGGCTGTGGGACATCGATCCCATCATCCATCGTACCCTGTTGTACGCCTCGCTCAGCGTCGCGCTGCTGCTCCTGTACATCGTGACGGTGTCCTATTTCGCCTCGCTGTTTCGCACCGAACAAAATCTGGCGATCTCCCTGCTCGCCACCGGCGTCGTGACCGTCGCTTTCCAGCCGCTGCGGCTTCGGCTGCAGCGGATCCTCAACCGGTTCATGTACGGCGACGCCGACGATCCGTATTCGGTGCTGACCCGGCTCAGCGGCCGGCTGGATCAGGCGCTCGCCCCCGGCGCCTCGCTCGCGGTCGTCGTCACGACGGTCCGGGAAGCGCTGAAGCTGCCGTACGCCGCCGTCGCGCTGGACGTCGCCGGGCGGCCGGTCGTCCTGGCCTCCTCGGGAGAGAAGGGACCGGATATCGCGAGCGTGCCGCTGCCGATGCACGGAGAACCCGAGGAGGTCGCCGGGAGGCTGGAGCTCGGCCGGCGGGCGGCCGGGGAGCCGTTCCGGCCGGCGGAGCGCATCGTGCTGGAGCAGATCGCGCGGCAAGCCGGGGCGCTTGCCCAGGCGATGCTTCTGAACGAACGGCTGCACGCTTCGAGAACGAAGCTCGTCAAAGCGCGGGAGACGGAGCGCCGAAGGCTGCGCCGCGAGCTCCACGACGCCATCGGGCCGGCGCTGGCGGCACAGCTGCTGAAAATCGGCGCCGCCCGGCATTACTTGGGGATCGACGAACGGGCGGCGGACCGGCTGCTCGCGCAAATCGAAACCGATATGGAGCGCGCCGTCGACGAAATCCGAAGGATCGTGTACGATCTGAGGCCGCCGACGCTCGACGAGTACGGTTTGCTTGCGGCCGTGCAGGAGCTGGTGCGCCCGTATACGCTGCCCCCCTTGCAGCTCGCCGTCCGGCTTTCGCTGCCGGACCGGCTGCCGCCGCTCGACGCCGCCGTCGAGGTGGCGGTGTATCGCATTTTGCAAGAGGCGCTGCATAACGTCGGCAAACACGCCCGGGCGACGAAGCTTCGCATTCGCCTAGAGCTGAAGGAGCAGCTCGAGCTGGAAATCGAAGACGACGGGGTCGGGGTCGACGCCGGCGGGCGCCGCGGATCGGGGCTCGGCCTCGCCTCGATGCGGGAGCGCGCGGAGGAGCTCGGCGGAACGTTCGACGTCGAGACCGGCGCGCCGGGCACGCGCATTCGCGTGCAGCTGCCTCGTCCGACCGCCGCGCAGGAAAGGAGCGGTATGCCGCATGACGATTAA
- a CDS encoding response regulator transcription factor — MTIKIIIADDHPVFREGLRSLLSIDEALEIAAEASDGEEAVKLAMELRPDVVLMDIQMPVMNGIDAAQRIVARLPGVRVLMLTMYDDDDSVFKAMRAGARGYILKGARPEEVIRAVRATADGEAIFSPSIAVRFIEYFQLVKPAAAEAAALLPELTERELEILGLIAKGMKNAEIASSLYLSPKTVRNHISNILSKLQVANRAEAILRARDAGLGT, encoded by the coding sequence ATGACGATTAAAATCATTATCGCCGACGATCACCCGGTATTTCGCGAAGGGCTTCGTTCGCTGCTGTCCATCGACGAAGCGCTGGAGATCGCGGCCGAAGCTTCCGACGGAGAAGAAGCCGTCAAACTCGCCATGGAGCTCCGTCCCGACGTCGTGCTGATGGACATTCAGATGCCCGTCATGAACGGCATCGACGCCGCGCAGCGGATCGTCGCGCGGCTGCCGGGCGTCCGCGTCTTGATGCTGACGATGTACGACGACGACGACTCCGTCTTCAAAGCGATGCGAGCCGGCGCCAGAGGATATATTCTTAAAGGGGCTCGGCCCGAAGAGGTTATCCGCGCCGTCCGGGCGACCGCCGACGGGGAAGCCATCTTCAGTCCGTCCATCGCCGTCCGGTTTATCGAATACTTCCAGCTCGTGAAGCCGGCGGCGGCCGAAGCCGCCGCCCTGCTGCCGGAGCTGACGGAACGGGAGCTCGAAATCCTCGGACTCATCGCGAAAGGCATGAAAAACGCGGAGATCGCTTCTTCCCTGTACTTGAGCCCGAAAACCGTCCGCAACCATATCAGCAACATCCTGAGCAAGCTGCAGGTGGCGAACCGGGCGGAAGCGATTCTCCGCGCGAGAGATGCGGGGTTAGGCACGTAA
- a CDS encoding CBO0543 family protein, producing MEFNWALEYIILYGSIAVGAGFCIWIIRKQWRQYGLLFLLSAAAANALCYIFVNLGFYAYPVRELPQLSPMPFLAVTAAFPAMAMFGVRYSPRRWPWKIPFYWGIVHLGVLAEVFALQATKLIRYQFKWDTWDSYTWWWLYLLLFEWVGGRIVAPEHRKPIAAKAFQYGRWAWAAFHAVVIVTIFLAGYFLGRVSE from the coding sequence ATGGAATTCAACTGGGCGTTGGAATACATCATCTTATATGGGAGCATCGCGGTCGGCGCCGGCTTCTGCATTTGGATCATCCGCAAGCAGTGGAGGCAGTACGGGCTTCTGTTTCTGCTCAGCGCCGCGGCAGCGAACGCGCTCTGCTACATTTTCGTCAATCTGGGCTTTTACGCATATCCGGTCCGCGAGCTTCCGCAATTGTCGCCGATGCCGTTCCTCGCCGTAACCGCCGCGTTCCCCGCGATGGCGATGTTCGGCGTTCGATACAGCCCGCGGCGCTGGCCGTGGAAAATTCCGTTTTATTGGGGCATCGTGCACCTCGGCGTACTGGCCGAGGTGTTCGCGCTGCAAGCCACGAAGCTGATCCGGTATCAGTTCAAGTGGGATACGTGGGACTCGTATACGTGGTGGTGGCTGTATTTGCTCCTGTTCGAATGGGTCGGCGGCCGCATCGTCGCTCCGGAGCATAGGAAACCCATCGCCGCGAAGGCGTTCCAATACGGGCGGTGGGCGTGGGCGGCGTTCCATGCGGTCGTTATCGTCACGATCTTTCTTGCCGGTTATTTTTTGGGGAGGGTTTCGGAGTGA
- a CDS encoding glycosyl transferase has product MSGAAFPGAIPFRHLRRMTDDVGVVEHALGVVPRRKEGYSADDQARALWACLEWLDLAGDDERNLLYDLIDTYLAFLLWVQRDDGHFHNNIAYDRSPEPETPSDDCLGRCLWAGALAYAKLEHDPDRRIAAERLVAGALTRVDEMVSPRGWAYAAAAAALLAKRGYPADAERKLALLEGRLLEAYRGSAMPDWRWFEPIVAYSNGLMPWGLLCAYDVRRNDSAFAAALDSLDFLIGLTVADDGRIRPVGNRGWCVPGRRADWDQQPIDVWKLMLAAAKAYELTERPKYRDVAVRCREWFRGDNDGGAVMADERDGGCRDGLAEDGANLNQGVESTISFLLAEALYRKMFA; this is encoded by the coding sequence ATGAGCGGAGCAGCGTTCCCCGGTGCGATTCCGTTCCGGCACTTGCGTCGAATGACGGACGACGTCGGCGTCGTCGAGCATGCGCTCGGCGTCGTTCCGCGCCGGAAGGAAGGATACAGCGCGGACGACCAAGCAAGGGCGCTCTGGGCGTGCTTGGAATGGCTCGACCTCGCCGGGGACGACGAACGGAATCTCCTTTACGATTTAATCGACACGTATTTGGCGTTCCTGCTCTGGGTGCAGCGGGACGACGGGCATTTCCATAACAACATCGCCTACGACCGGTCGCCGGAGCCGGAGACGCCGTCCGACGACTGCTTGGGGCGGTGCTTATGGGCGGGCGCGCTCGCGTACGCGAAGCTGGAGCACGACCCCGACCGCCGGATTGCCGCTGAACGGCTGGTAGCGGGCGCGCTGACGCGCGTCGACGAGATGGTCAGCCCGCGGGGGTGGGCGTACGCGGCCGCGGCGGCCGCCCTGCTGGCGAAGCGCGGCTATCCGGCGGACGCGGAGCGGAAGCTCGCCCTGCTGGAGGGGCGGCTCCTCGAGGCGTACCGAGGCTCCGCCATGCCGGATTGGCGCTGGTTCGAGCCGATCGTCGCGTACAGCAACGGCCTGATGCCTTGGGGCCTCCTCTGCGCGTACGACGTCCGACGGAACGACAGCGCGTTCGCGGCTGCGTTGGACAGCTTGGATTTCTTGATCGGCCTCACGGTCGCGGACGACGGCCGCATTCGTCCGGTCGGCAACCGGGGCTGGTGCGTGCCGGGACGACGGGCGGATTGGGATCAGCAGCCGATCGACGTCTGGAAGCTGATGCTTGCGGCGGCCAAAGCGTACGAACTGACGGAGCGCCCGAAATATCGGGACGTCGCTGTGCGGTGCCGGGAATGGTTTCGCGGCGACAACGACGGCGGAGCGGTCATGGCGGACGAGCGGGACGGCGGCTGCCGCGACGGCTTGGCCGAAGACGGGGCGAACCTGAATCAAGGCGTGGAGTCGACGATTTCCTTTTTACTGGCGGAGGCGCTGTATCGGAAAATGTTTGCGTAA